The Pectobacterium wasabiae CFBP 3304 DNA segment TCGGCCGTGCGATCGTTATGCCCAACCTGACGCCACCAATTACCAGCGTTGCTGGTGCGATTGCGTATCGTCAGCGTATTTTTGCTGCGATCCCGCAGGGCGATAACTTTCATCCGCTGATGACGTGCTACTTGACCGATGCGCTGGATGCCAATGAAATTGTGAGTGGCTTTAAGCAAGGCGTCTTTACCGCAGCCAAACTCTATCCAGCCAACGCGACAACGAACTCCAGTCATGGCGTGACCAGCGTCGCCAATATCTCCGGTATTCTGGAGAGAATGCAGAAAATTGGCATGCCGTTACTCATTCACGGCGAAGTGACCGATCCCGCGATTGATATTTTCGATCGGGAAGCTCGCTTCATCGAAACCGTTCTGGAACCATTGCGCCAACAGTTCCCTGAGTTGAAAGTCGTCCTTGAGCACATTACGACGAAAGAAGCAGTGCAGTACGTTGTTGCAGGCAATGATTATCTCGCGGCAACCATTACACCGCAGCACTTGATGTTTAACCGCAATCATATGCTGGTTGGTGGTGTTCGCCCTCACCTGTATTGTCTGCCGATCTTAAAACGTAACACACATCAGCAGGCGCTACGTGAAGCCGTCGCCAGCGGTTGTGAGCGTCTTTTTCTCGGTACGGACTCCGCCCCGCATGCCAAGCATAGAAAAGAATCCAGTTGCGGCTGTGCAGGTGTCTTCAATGCTCAGGCGGCATTGAGTACCTACGCCACGGTGTTTGAAGAAATGAACGCGCTTGATAAACTCGAGGCATTCTGTTCCCTGAACGGCCCACGTTTTTATGGCCTACCGGTGAATGATGGTTGGATTGAGCTTCATCGTGAAGCGGTCACGTTCCCAGAAGAAATTACCCTCGGCGATGAGTCGCTAATTCCTTTCCTAGCCGGACAAAGCCTCAATTGGTCAGTCCGTTAATCGACAAGCCCATCGACATTATGGCGATGGGCTAAATTTTATTGCACGTCTTGTTCTTCATCTTTAATAACTGTATAAATAAACAGTTAAAATTTGGAGGTCAGCATGCGCGTAGAAATCACTCTTACAAAGACAACGCCTTTACCCGCTGGTGCAATCGAAGCACTCAGGTGTGAGCTGGAAAAGCGGATTCACAAAATTTACCCCGAGACCCCCATTCAGGTTCGCTATGCATCCGCCAATAGCCTGACGGTGATGGGGGCTGGCAAAGATGACAAAGATCGTATCTCCGAAATCTTGCAGGAAACGTGGGAAAGTGCCGATGACTGGTTTACGGCAGAGTAATCTAAAGCTTGAAAGATAACGGAGACATAGGCTGTAATGGCAGCTTAAAGCGGCATTCCGCCATGTGCTATGACCGAGGGGATCTGTTATGACGGTAGAAAAACCAGAAGAGGCAATGACATTCGGGGAACTGCTGGAACTGATTGGCGAGCAACAACGCAAGATCGATGCTCTGGAGCTCGCCTTCTCGTCCCTGGCATTCTGCTTCGATGAAAAAGCAAACAAGCTGATGATTCACAATCTGACATTAGAATCTCAGAATGAGAATCGAGATCCTACTGTGAAGAAATACCTTGCTCGACTGGCTACCGCATTGGAGAAAAATGCAGGATCCAGTACTGAATAGTGTTCTACCGTCCTAGTAGCTGCACCGTCGGGATGAAAATCTATTCGTCCCGATGTCTCATTGGATACATTACTTATCCCTTCACCATTTCTGCAGATGTAATATTTTTACGAAAAATTGAAAATATTTCCCATAAATTAAATAAGCAGCAGTATACTGATAATGCTCGTTTAAGAATAATGAGCCACCTGAAGCCTCGTTAGTCACTCATGTTAGTAACTAGTCAATAAGGGGTATTTATGGATAGAAAAAATGAAGTTATTCAGACACATCCTCTTGTAGGTTGGGACATCAGCACCGTTGACAGTTATGACGCCATGATGATCCGTTTGCATTACTTATCCACCTCGGATCAAGCACCAGATGAAGCCCATGTAGACCGGACGCTTTGGCTAACAACCGATGTTGCCAGGCAACTGATACATATACTTGAAGCCGGTATTGCGAAAATCGAATCGACAGACTGTGACGTCAGTGATTATCGAAAACATTAGTAATTGATAGCGTTATTAATATTACATTCAATACCTATTAATTTTTATTGATAACATTTTCTTTAATAATATTTACTTTAGTAACAGTTGTTAAAATAAAAACACCGCCTAAAAGGCGGTGTTTTTATTTTCGGTATATTCTCATTCCTTTATCTCTCACCGCATTTAATGCTAAATTCCCCAATCATAATTAATCACCCCCGTCATTATTATTCCGTAAACAGCATCAGATAAATGCCATATCACCTTATTTTCTCTTACTAACCTTTCTCTTTTTCAGAGAAATAGTTTGTGCGCAATGCCTATTTCAGAAAAACATTCATAACTAAATTGAATAAAATATAAATTTAAATTCAAAAAAATTGTTCATGATTATGATAATGTTAAAATTGAAAAATTTATATTGCTTTTATGTTTTATAATGATTAATTATTAGCCACCACAATGTTATCGATCAGATAAGGAGTTCTTATCATGCTTTGGCGTAATACCCCTTCGCGTTACGGCCATATCAGCATTCTTCTGCACTGGATTGCAGCGTTAACTATCTATGGGATGTTCGCTTTAGGACTATGGATGGTTACATTAGGATATTACGATACTTGGTATCACCGAGCGCCAGAAATTCATAAAGCTGTTGGTATGCTGCTCTTTGCCATCATAATTTTTCGCGTGGTGTGGCGTTTTATCTCCCCCCCACCAGCGCCGTTAAAAAGTTACTCTACATTAACTCGCGTCAGTGCGACGCTGGCACATATCGCACTTTATGTTGTGTTGTTCGGCATCCTCAGCAGTGGATATCTTATTTCCACTGCTGAAGGACACCCTATCTCAGTTTTTGGCTGGTTTTCTATTCCGGCCACTATTAGCGGCTTGACGGATCAAGCCGATATCGCAGGTGACGTGCATCTTTATCTTGCATGGGCGGTTGTCGCTTTATCAGCGCTACACGCTTTAGCCGCATTAAAACACCACTTTATCGATGGTGATAGCACGTTGAAACGGATGTTGGGTCGCAACGTCCCTTAACTTTCTGTACTTATGGAGAAAAATCAATGCTGAAGAAAACACTACTGAGCCTGACCGCTGTATCCATGCTTGCTTCTGCTGGCTCAGCCCTGGCAGCAGAATATAAGTTTGACAAGGAAGGCCAGCACGCGTTTATTGAATTCCGCATTAAGCACCTTGGTTATAGTTGGCTTTACGGTAGCTTTAACGACTTCGACGGCGCTTTTACCTTTGATGAGAAGAATCCATCTGCGGATAAAGTGAATGTCACCATCAACACCAACAGCGTTGATACTAACCACGCTGAGCGTGACAAGCATCTGCGCAGCGCAGAGTTTTTAAATGCGTCCAAACATCCGCAGGCAACGTTTACTTCAACAGAAGTGAAGAAAGACGGCGAAGATTACGATATTACCGGTAATCTGACCTTAAATGGCGTCACCAAGCCCGTTAAGCTGGATGCTAAACTCATCGGTCAGGGGGATGACCCGTGGGGGAACTATCGGGCAGGATTTCAGGCAGAAGGTACGATCAAGCTGAAAGACTTCAACATTACGACAGATTTGGGTCCTGCTTCACAGGATGTAGAACTGATTATTGCCGTTGAGGGTGTTCGCCAGAAATAAGGCTCCACCACACATCTAATAACCGCAAAAAGCCCTTTCCTTTTGAAAGGGCTTTTATATTAGCTATTCCGATTTGTCTTTCGTTACAGGTACTGGAATATGCAACGTTGACTGTAATAATCCTTTAGATTTATTGAAAATCTTCATGCCATTTTCACGCCCGCTGCGTATTGCTCTTTGTTCTTCCAACGGAAGTTTCATTTCATCCTGGCACGGTGTACTACAACAGCCGTCATATTTCTCGGCACAGCTCGGACATTGAATAAATAGAAGATGGCACCCTTCATTACGGCAATTTGTATGGCTATCACACGAAGTACCACACTGATGGCAGTGTGCAATAACGTCATCAGATATACGCTCTCCCATACGTTCATCAAAGACGAAATTTTTTCCGATAAACTTCAACGG contains these protein-coding regions:
- a CDS encoding cytochrome b; amino-acid sequence: MLWRNTPSRYGHISILLHWIAALTIYGMFALGLWMVTLGYYDTWYHRAPEIHKAVGMLLFAIIIFRVVWRFISPPPAPLKSYSTLTRVSATLAHIALYVVLFGILSSGYLISTAEGHPISVFGWFSIPATISGLTDQADIAGDVHLYLAWAVVALSALHALAALKHHFIDGDSTLKRMLGRNVP
- the pyrC gene encoding dihydroorotase, with product MTAQPTILKIRRPDDWHIHLRDDRMLETVLPYTSRFFGRAIVMPNLTPPITSVAGAIAYRQRIFAAIPQGDNFHPLMTCYLTDALDANEIVSGFKQGVFTAAKLYPANATTNSSHGVTSVANISGILERMQKIGMPLLIHGEVTDPAIDIFDREARFIETVLEPLRQQFPELKVVLEHITTKEAVQYVVAGNDYLAATITPQHLMFNRNHMLVGGVRPHLYCLPILKRNTHQQALREAVASGCERLFLGTDSAPHAKHRKESSCGCAGVFNAQAALSTYATVFEEMNALDKLEAFCSLNGPRFYGLPVNDGWIELHREAVTFPEEITLGDESLIPFLAGQSLNWSVR
- the bssS gene encoding biofilm formation regulator BssS — translated: MDRKNEVIQTHPLVGWDISTVDSYDAMMIRLHYLSTSDQAPDEAHVDRTLWLTTDVARQLIHILEAGIAKIESTDCDVSDYRKH
- the dinI gene encoding DNA damage-inducible protein I, whose translation is MRVEITLTKTTPLPAGAIEALRCELEKRIHKIYPETPIQVRYASANSLTVMGAGKDDKDRISEILQETWESADDWFTAE
- a CDS encoding YceI family protein, giving the protein MKKTLLSLTAVSMLASAGSALAAEYKFDKEGQHAFIEFRIKHLGYSWLYGSFNDFDGAFTFDEKNPSADKVNVTINTNSVDTNHAERDKHLRSAEFLNASKHPQATFTSTEVKKDGEDYDITGNLTLNGVTKPVKLDAKLIGQGDDPWGNYRAGFQAEGTIKLKDFNITTDLGPASQDVELIIAVEGVRQK